One part of the Enterococcus sp. DIV1094 genome encodes these proteins:
- a CDS encoding acetate/propionate family kinase, with the protein MSKTIAINAGSSSLKWQLYQMPEETVIAKGIVERIGLNDSIFTIKYGEGQKFEQILDIDDHEIAVKMLLDQLIELNILGAYDEITGVGHRVVHGGETYGDSVVIDEEVMTRIEELAEFAPLHNPANLMGIKAFKKILPDIQSVAVFDTSFHATMPKHNYLYSLPMAYYEDFKVRKYGFHGTSHRYVSERAADMLGKPIEDLKIITCHLGNGASITAVDGGKSVDTSMGFTPLAGVTMGTRSGDIDPAILPYLMEKLSIDINEMVDILNKKSGLLGLTNLSSDMRDLENNYDKEEIRLAYDVFVDRIRKYIGGYVTTMNGVDAIVFTAGIGENDGHVRNEVIKGMTWFGCEIDPELNKLRGEELDISTKDSKVKVLVIPTDEELMIARDVERLR; encoded by the coding sequence ATGTCAAAAACAATTGCAATCAATGCTGGAAGTTCAAGTTTAAAATGGCAATTATATCAAATGCCAGAAGAAACTGTAATCGCTAAGGGAATCGTTGAAAGAATTGGTCTAAATGATTCAATTTTTACAATCAAGTATGGTGAAGGTCAAAAATTTGAACAAATCTTGGATATTGATGATCATGAAATTGCTGTGAAAATGTTATTGGATCAATTGATCGAATTAAATATCTTAGGCGCATACGATGAAATCACAGGTGTTGGACATCGTGTTGTTCATGGTGGAGAAACTTATGGTGACTCTGTAGTCATCGACGAAGAAGTAATGACACGCATCGAAGAATTAGCAGAATTTGCGCCATTGCACAATCCTGCAAACTTGATGGGAATCAAAGCATTCAAGAAAATCTTGCCAGATATCCAAAGTGTAGCTGTCTTTGACACTTCTTTCCATGCGACTATGCCAAAACATAATTATTTATACAGCTTACCAATGGCTTACTACGAAGATTTTAAAGTGAGAAAATATGGTTTCCACGGAACAAGTCATCGCTACGTTTCTGAACGTGCAGCTGATATGTTAGGTAAACCGATCGAAGACTTGAAAATCATCACTTGTCATTTAGGTAATGGCGCTTCGATCACTGCCGTTGACGGTGGAAAATCTGTCGACACATCAATGGGCTTCACGCCATTAGCAGGTGTAACGATGGGTACTCGTTCTGGTGATATCGATCCAGCGATCTTACCTTATCTAATGGAAAAATTATCAATCGATATCAATGAGATGGTTGATATCTTAAACAAAAAATCTGGTCTTTTAGGGTTAACAAATCTATCTAGCGATATGCGTGACCTTGAAAATAACTATGATAAAGAAGAAATCCGTTTAGCCTATGATGTGTTCGTTGACCGTATCCGTAAATATATCGGTGGTTACGTAACAACAATGAACGGTGTCGATGCAATCGTCTTTACTGCTGGTATTGGAGAAAACGACGGTCATGTTCGTAACGAAGTCATCAAAGGTATGACATGGTTTGGCTGTGAAATCGACCCAGAATTGAACAAACTACGTGGCGAAGAGTTAGATATCTCAACAAAAGACTCAAAAGTCAAAGTATTAGTTATCCCAACAGATGAAGAATTAATGATTGCACGTGACGTAGAGCGCTTGCGTTAA
- a CDS encoding class I SAM-dependent methyltransferase — translation MLPEKMEQGFEQNLEAIQLLQNALGTSFLEAYVENAENLRDNYQVRVVDGVPNEQTAEQISKLYQKLSELSFEPEEWRRLSQLLLLKGSQTEHLQANHQLTPDSIGFLFVFLIEQLFSDHKEKIGVLDISAGMGNLLLTVLLNLKIAGYQTEGFGVDIDDTLLSVAASTSELTQANVQYFHQDGLQDLLIEPVDVAISDLPVGFYPNDQKAKDFLTSATEGHSYAHHLLLEQAMKYVKPDGFGLFLMPSNFLETEQSDHIKKWFKEEGYLQGMIQLPDELFRNKQSQKSILILQKKGEQAKQVKEVLLVKLDSLKEPEKVTKFFREFENWKSSSL, via the coding sequence ATGTTACCAGAAAAAATGGAACAAGGGTTTGAGCAAAACCTGGAAGCTATTCAGCTTTTACAAAATGCATTGGGAACTTCTTTTTTAGAAGCTTATGTTGAAAATGCCGAAAATTTACGAGACAACTATCAAGTACGTGTGGTAGATGGCGTACCAAATGAACAGACAGCTGAACAGATCTCAAAACTTTATCAAAAATTGAGTGAGTTGTCTTTTGAACCGGAAGAATGGCGTCGTTTATCTCAGCTTCTTTTGTTAAAGGGCAGTCAGACGGAACACTTGCAAGCCAACCATCAATTGACACCAGATAGTATTGGTTTCTTGTTTGTTTTCTTGATCGAGCAACTATTCTCGGATCATAAAGAAAAAATCGGTGTCTTAGATATTTCAGCAGGTATGGGCAATTTGTTATTAACAGTTCTTTTAAACCTAAAGATTGCCGGATACCAAACAGAAGGTTTTGGTGTGGATATCGATGATACGCTATTGTCTGTCGCCGCTTCTACAAGTGAGTTGACACAAGCGAATGTTCAGTATTTCCATCAAGATGGGTTACAAGATTTATTGATTGAGCCAGTCGATGTCGCTATCAGTGATCTGCCAGTCGGATTTTACCCGAATGATCAAAAAGCAAAAGACTTTTTGACCAGCGCAACAGAAGGCCATAGTTATGCGCATCATCTGTTACTGGAACAGGCAATGAAATACGTCAAGCCAGATGGATTCGGTTTATTCTTGATGCCAAGCAATTTCTTGGAAACAGAGCAAAGCGACCACATAAAAAAATGGTTTAAAGAAGAAGGCTATCTTCAAGGAATGATCCAATTACCTGATGAATTGTTCCGAAATAAGCAATCGCAAAAAAGTATTTTGATTTTACAGAAAAAAGGAGAACAGGCAAAGCAAGTCAAAGAGGTATTGCTTGTTAAACTTGATTCACTAAAAGAACCAGAGAAGGTGACGAAGTTTTTCAGAGAATTTGAAAACTGGAAATCGTCTTCGTTATAA
- the comGG gene encoding competence type IV pilus minor pilin ComGG, whose product MVFGQNQKHKQLRGNVLFSTLALFLLCVFLMHGFLESYRLKIDSYVRIKKYYQAKIIKQMFLMEADQLKEQSKGEYDYNVGTVQYKVTQEQVELVVTVSPFQFEFRENRSASTENTTD is encoded by the coding sequence ATGGTATTTGGACAAAACCAAAAACATAAGCAATTGAGAGGAAATGTTCTATTTTCGACCTTGGCTCTATTTTTGTTGTGTGTATTCCTCATGCATGGATTCCTCGAAAGTTATCGTCTAAAGATAGACAGCTATGTACGTATCAAAAAATATTATCAAGCAAAAATCATCAAGCAAATGTTTCTGATGGAAGCCGATCAGTTGAAGGAGCAGAGCAAAGGGGAGTATGATTACAATGTAGGTACAGTCCAGTATAAAGTAACACAGGAACAAGTGGAATTAGTGGTAACTGTCTCACCTTTCCAATTTGAATTTAGAGAAAATAGGAGCGCTAGTACAGAAAATACTACAGATTAG
- the comGF gene encoding competence type IV pilus minor pilin ComGF, whose translation MIECLIALLVLNTILLSFGLFIRQTEKMNTFLQKDEQTEWLIFLTQFENELASSQRVSLVGDRLYYENERTFIIEGYQQMIRKRGTAGGHQPMLTGVERVRFKEEDQMISLHVEFMNGETRYGIWTKPKT comes from the coding sequence ATGATTGAATGTTTGATCGCCTTACTTGTCTTAAATACGATACTTTTATCATTTGGTTTATTTATCCGGCAAACTGAGAAGATGAATACATTCTTACAAAAAGACGAACAAACAGAATGGTTGATTTTCTTAACTCAATTCGAAAATGAACTTGCTTCTAGTCAACGTGTTTCGCTCGTTGGTGATCGCTTGTATTATGAAAACGAGAGAACGTTCATCATTGAAGGCTATCAGCAAATGATCAGAAAACGTGGAACTGCTGGTGGACATCAACCGATGCTGACTGGTGTCGAACGAGTGCGTTTCAAAGAAGAGGATCAAATGATTTCTCTGCATGTCGAATTTATGAATGGAGAAACTAGGTATGGTATTTGGACAAAACCAAAAACATAA
- the comGD gene encoding competence type IV pilus minor pilin ComGD, with protein MHIAKTKKHSAEAYTLVETITVLVLSLSFFVFPVLSFRSLEHEQSTQRFFDQLEKRIDLAQQSAIIHQQATRFYYDPIRHSLLFDVPAYSSMEWQVLPIPETLTVERHAMITYAANTGNESSLKAYEFYWVEKQQRIIYQFQLGGGRYIKKVQSS; from the coding sequence ATGCATATCGCAAAAACTAAAAAGCACAGCGCTGAAGCGTATACTTTGGTAGAAACAATCACCGTTTTGGTCCTCTCCCTGTCTTTCTTTGTCTTTCCTGTCTTATCTTTCCGCTCTTTAGAACACGAGCAGTCAACCCAACGTTTTTTTGATCAGTTAGAAAAACGGATCGATCTGGCACAACAGAGCGCGATCATCCATCAACAAGCTACCCGTTTTTACTATGACCCGATCCGACACAGTCTTTTATTTGATGTGCCTGCTTACTCGTCCATGGAATGGCAAGTGTTACCGATACCTGAGACGTTGACTGTCGAGCGTCATGCCATGATCACTTACGCTGCAAATACTGGCAATGAAAGTTCATTGAAGGCATATGAATTTTATTGGGTAGAAAAGCAGCAAAGAATCATTTATCAATTCCAATTAGGTGGTGGTCGTTATATCAAAAAAGTCCAATCTAGCTAG
- the comGC gene encoding competence type IV pilus major pilin ComGC, with protein sequence MKIKKRVARLKSFTLIEMLIVLLVISALVLLFIPNISRYRDHVNKEGREAVMQLIDAQSELYALQNDGKVPSIDELLREGYIKQEHADAYRKN encoded by the coding sequence ATGAAAATCAAAAAAAGAGTGGCTCGCCTAAAAAGTTTTACTCTGATAGAGATGTTGATCGTCTTGTTAGTCATCAGTGCGTTGGTTTTATTATTTATCCCAAATATTTCTCGTTATCGTGACCATGTCAACAAGGAAGGACGTGAAGCAGTCATGCAACTGATCGATGCGCAAAGTGAATTATACGCACTACAAAATGACGGAAAGGTTCCAAGTATTGATGAGCTGTTACGAGAGGGATACATCAAACAGGAACATGCCGATGCATATCGCAAAAACTAA
- the comGB gene encoding competence type IV pilus assembly protein ComGB, protein MKRRKRVSGNPIHFKKMPPKQQARFIQTIGELLSNGFSLQQALDLVDLLQLVPQVYIHFAKKNLQAGESFHSVLQQLGFKQEQLVQVELAEIHGNLVETLKGIAEQFRLVETFRKELKKVISYPLLLLIFLLGIFVSLRELVLPQLLQTEMVSTTHWGIYLLQSSHWLFLGVFGSCFFFGSAIFFRLKNWEAIKRSEWISKQWAIGRLYRSYQSAYLALEIGKLFYEGLDLKQIIRCLKETKEGSLVQSLAYQLMQGLEVGIPLAQQFEQYSFLTTEFSRIVLQGEAKGNLGKELLFYSEITRKEFFQKIHRWLHWIQPVLFLGIAALILLIYAAILLPVYGNIEEVLL, encoded by the coding sequence ATGAAGAGGCGCAAAAGAGTGTCTGGCAATCCCATCCATTTTAAAAAAATGCCTCCTAAGCAACAAGCGCGTTTTATCCAAACCATTGGTGAACTATTGTCAAATGGTTTCAGCTTACAACAAGCACTGGATTTAGTGGATTTGCTTCAGCTAGTGCCACAAGTCTATATCCATTTCGCCAAAAAGAATCTGCAAGCTGGCGAATCCTTTCACTCTGTTTTACAGCAATTGGGGTTTAAACAAGAGCAACTCGTCCAGGTAGAATTGGCAGAAATCCATGGGAATTTGGTGGAGACTTTAAAAGGAATCGCCGAGCAATTTCGACTAGTTGAAACATTCCGTAAAGAACTAAAGAAGGTCATCAGCTATCCACTTCTATTACTTATTTTTTTACTAGGTATCTTTGTCAGTCTACGGGAGTTAGTCTTGCCTCAATTGCTTCAAACTGAGATGGTATCAACGACACATTGGGGGATTTACTTACTTCAATCGAGTCATTGGCTGTTCTTGGGCGTTTTTGGTAGTTGCTTTTTCTTTGGATCAGCGATTTTTTTCCGCTTGAAAAACTGGGAAGCCATCAAACGAAGTGAGTGGATCAGTAAACAATGGGCGATCGGAAGGCTCTATCGCTCTTATCAGTCGGCCTATCTGGCACTAGAAATAGGAAAACTTTTTTATGAAGGACTTGATTTGAAACAAATCATACGTTGCTTAAAGGAAACAAAAGAGGGAAGTTTAGTCCAGTCTTTAGCGTATCAGTTGATGCAAGGACTCGAAGTAGGTATTCCGTTGGCGCAACAATTTGAACAATACTCTTTTTTGACGACAGAATTCAGTCGTATCGTGCTACAAGGGGAAGCAAAAGGAAATTTAGGTAAGGAATTACTGTTTTACAGTGAAATCACACGGAAAGAATTTTTTCAAAAGATCCATCGTTGGTTACATTGGATCCAACCAGTTCTTTTCTTAGGGATCGCTGCATTGATTCTGTTGATTTATGCAGCCATTTTATTACCAGTATATGGAAATATCGAGGAGGTTCTACTATGA
- the comGA gene encoding competence type IV pilus ATPase ComGA, with amino-acid sequence MKIKDLANEIIHGGTKNKVQDIYILPFPEDFKVYFRIGKSRTFQRALSLEAGQQLIASFKYLGQMDIGEKRKAQLGSLTYLLGQQKIRLRLSSVGDYLQRESLVIRLLYALSEKQFRCFIAEDLQIIERSTIDRGLFLFSGPVGSGKTSLMYHLARRNEEQVITIEDPVEIEEPLFLQLQVNEKIDQTYDQLLKLALRHRPDLLIVGEIRDKKTADAAIRAALTGHRVFATVHARDLHGTLARMKELTKNDAFDECLAGVIYQELLSDFNGHPTALWSYYFSGSEIKKEWRSSYEEAQKSVWQSHPF; translated from the coding sequence ATGAAGATAAAAGATTTAGCAAACGAGATCATCCATGGAGGGACTAAAAATAAAGTACAAGATATCTATATCTTACCATTTCCAGAAGATTTCAAGGTTTACTTTCGAATAGGTAAAAGCCGAACATTTCAGCGCGCACTTTCTCTTGAAGCTGGCCAGCAATTGATTGCTAGTTTCAAATATCTAGGACAAATGGATATTGGTGAAAAAAGAAAAGCGCAATTAGGCTCACTTACTTATTTATTGGGTCAGCAAAAAATCAGGTTAAGACTCTCATCAGTAGGGGATTATTTACAAAGAGAAAGTTTGGTCATCCGCTTACTTTACGCATTGAGTGAGAAACAATTTCGTTGCTTCATTGCCGAAGACTTGCAAATCATTGAACGCAGTACGATCGATCGGGGGTTGTTTTTGTTTAGTGGGCCGGTCGGTTCGGGGAAAACTTCGCTGATGTATCACCTTGCTCGTAGGAACGAGGAACAAGTGATCACGATCGAAGACCCAGTAGAAATTGAAGAGCCTTTGTTTTTGCAGTTACAAGTGAATGAGAAAATCGATCAGACTTATGATCAGTTGTTAAAACTTGCTTTACGCCATCGCCCTGATTTATTGATCGTTGGTGAAATCAGGGATAAAAAGACAGCAGATGCAGCGATCCGAGCAGCCTTGACAGGACATCGAGTGTTTGCCACCGTTCATGCCCGAGATCTGCATGGAACATTGGCACGAATGAAGGAATTAACGAAAAATGATGCCTTTGACGAATGTTTAGCCGGAGTCATCTATCAAGAGCTATTGTCTGATTTCAATGGACACCCTACAGCATTGTGGTCCTATTATTTCTCTGGTAGTGAAATCAAAAAAGAATGGAGGTCTAGTTATGAAGAGGCGCAAAAGAGTGTCTGGCAATCCCATCCATTTTAA
- the ade gene encoding adenine deaminase — MDSHLNKHIAVAGKKQPADLVIKHAKIVNVFTKTIMEGDVAVCDGKIVGIGEYEGTTIYDAKGQYLVPGLIDGHVHIESSLLAPKEFAKISLLHGVTTVVTDPHEIGNVAGSLGLEFMLTDAKETPMNIFIMLPSCVPVTPFETSGAVLDAKSLAPFLTHPEVLGLAEVMNYQAVASNEQTIIDKLQLMHQNNKKIDGHAAGIHGDDLNVYLTAGIRTDHEATTAEEAKERLALGMYLMVREGTVAKDLHALLPAITPDNSRRCLFVTDDKLINDLVAEGSIDHIVREAILAGMDPLQAIQMASLNAAECFGLQHLGAVAPGYQADFFLTDDLNKLPINTVFHQGETVVVDGQLVPDSTETNNQPAIDALPKMAVAPFDSNSLKLALASSTAHVIEIIPNSLLTNDLLEQVQVEDGAFTPSIADDQLKIAVIERHHRTGNIGLGIVKGFQLKSGALATTVAHDSHNIVVVGTNDEDMRYAAERLIERGGGMIVVDQETELACLPLPIGGLMSLEPFETVNQQLLNLTEQAHKLGASQAFDPFLTLSFLTLSVIPELKITDMGLFSFSKFDLIPVCDQKE, encoded by the coding sequence GTGGATTCGCATTTAAACAAACACATTGCAGTTGCCGGAAAAAAACAACCTGCTGACTTGGTCATCAAACATGCAAAAATCGTCAATGTCTTTACCAAAACGATCATGGAAGGTGATGTCGCTGTCTGTGACGGAAAGATTGTAGGTATTGGGGAATACGAGGGTACGACCATTTATGATGCAAAAGGACAGTATTTAGTTCCTGGTTTGATTGATGGTCATGTGCATATCGAGAGCTCTTTGTTAGCGCCAAAAGAGTTTGCGAAAATCTCTCTGTTACATGGGGTTACGACAGTAGTAACTGACCCTCATGAAATCGGAAATGTGGCAGGAAGCTTAGGTCTTGAATTTATGTTGACAGATGCGAAAGAGACACCGATGAATATATTTATCATGTTGCCTTCTTGTGTGCCTGTCACACCATTTGAAACTAGTGGTGCAGTCTTAGATGCAAAATCACTTGCGCCATTTCTTACGCATCCTGAAGTCCTTGGCTTAGCCGAAGTGATGAACTATCAAGCAGTCGCTTCAAATGAGCAAACGATTATCGATAAATTGCAACTGATGCACCAAAACAATAAAAAAATCGATGGCCACGCTGCTGGTATCCATGGGGACGATCTAAACGTCTACTTGACTGCTGGCATACGTACAGACCACGAGGCAACGACCGCCGAAGAAGCAAAAGAACGTTTAGCACTAGGTATGTATTTGATGGTTCGAGAAGGAACCGTAGCAAAAGATCTACATGCTCTGTTACCTGCGATCACACCGGACAATTCACGACGCTGTTTATTTGTAACTGATGACAAACTGATCAATGATCTAGTAGCAGAAGGCTCGATCGATCATATCGTCCGCGAAGCAATCTTGGCGGGTATGGACCCACTACAAGCAATCCAAATGGCTTCATTGAATGCGGCAGAATGTTTTGGTTTACAACATTTAGGAGCAGTTGCGCCAGGCTATCAAGCAGACTTTTTCTTAACTGATGACTTGAACAAATTGCCGATCAATACGGTTTTCCATCAAGGAGAAACGGTTGTGGTAGATGGACAGTTGGTGCCTGATTCTACAGAAACAAACAATCAGCCTGCTATTGACGCATTACCAAAAATGGCAGTTGCGCCATTCGATTCAAATTCTTTGAAATTGGCTTTAGCTTCATCAACTGCTCATGTCATTGAGATCATCCCAAATAGCTTGCTGACAAATGATTTGTTGGAGCAAGTCCAAGTCGAGGACGGTGCTTTCACCCCTTCCATCGCAGATGATCAACTAAAAATCGCTGTCATTGAGCGTCATCATCGTACAGGAAATATCGGGCTTGGCATCGTCAAAGGATTTCAATTAAAAAGTGGTGCCTTAGCTACTACGGTGGCTCACGATTCACATAATATCGTCGTCGTAGGAACGAATGATGAAGACATGCGTTATGCTGCTGAACGTTTGATCGAACGTGGCGGCGGAATGATCGTTGTAGATCAGGAAACCGAATTAGCTTGTTTACCGTTACCGATTGGCGGATTGATGTCTCTAGAACCTTTTGAAACAGTCAATCAACAATTGCTGAACTTGACTGAGCAAGCGCACAAGCTAGGAGCAAGCCAAGCATTCGATCCTTTCTTGACACTTTCATTTCTAACGTTATCAGTTATTCCTGAATTGAAGATCACCGATATGGGTCTCTTCTCTTTTTCAAAATTTGACTTGATTCCCGTCTGTGACCAAAAAGAGTAA
- the trmB gene encoding tRNA (guanosine(46)-N7)-methyltransferase TrmB, with product MRVRNRPNAAEMLAAHPEIVISEPTKWRGKWKELFGNDQPIHIEIGMGKGQFITGMAKAHPEINYIGIEMQVSVVSIALDKVLEEPLPNLRLLHVDGSALTEYFSENEIDQIYLNFSDPWPKKRHEKRRLTYRTFLAVDEEILKPNGEIHFKTDNQGLFEYSLASFSQYGMRLKKVWLDLHQSDFEDNIMTEYEEKFSSRGQRIYRVEAQFVDKNK from the coding sequence ATGCGTGTTCGTAACCGACCAAATGCAGCAGAAATGCTAGCCGCTCATCCAGAGATCGTCATCAGTGAGCCAACAAAATGGCGAGGGAAATGGAAAGAATTGTTTGGCAATGATCAACCAATCCATATTGAGATCGGTATGGGAAAAGGCCAGTTTATTACTGGGATGGCAAAAGCTCATCCAGAAATCAATTATATCGGGATCGAAATGCAAGTGAGTGTCGTTTCCATTGCGTTAGACAAAGTATTGGAAGAACCGCTACCTAATTTGAGATTATTACATGTGGATGGTTCCGCTTTGACTGAGTACTTTTCAGAAAATGAAATCGATCAAATTTATTTGAACTTTTCGGATCCGTGGCCTAAAAAAAGACATGAGAAACGACGGTTGACGTACCGTACATTCTTAGCTGTCGATGAAGAGATCTTAAAACCAAATGGTGAGATCCACTTCAAGACAGATAATCAAGGATTGTTTGAGTATTCATTGGCTAGTTTTTCACAGTACGGCATGCGCCTGAAAAAAGTCTGGCTTGATTTACATCAAAGTGATTTTGAAGACAATATCATGACAGAATATGAAGAGAAGTTCTCTTCTCGAGGACAACGGATCTATCGTGTAGAAGCACAATTTGTAGATAAAAACAAATAG
- a CDS encoding phosphotransferase family protein, which yields MEFQLDQEWRLRPIKGDTGKTYIGMRDKDKVFIKRNTTPMLAALSREGITPKLVWTKRTGDGDTLTAQEWLEGRLLTPNEIGQRNDVIDVLYHLHHSTSLKTMLSRIGGRVLTPQKMLQYYEQDLPDSLKNNQFLQLVYRYLCQQVPSVDKEKLAVVHGDVNHRNWLVCKNYLYLVDWDSIMFADPAVDIATILGNYVPLSSWNQWLISYGIRPTDEILEKLHWYAVMNLLQEITRYCKREDYRRMNEEILQLKRIFSG from the coding sequence ATGGAGTTTCAGTTAGACCAAGAGTGGCGGTTACGCCCCATCAAAGGTGACACAGGAAAAACATACATAGGCATGCGTGATAAAGACAAAGTTTTTATCAAGAGAAACACAACGCCAATGCTCGCTGCACTCTCTCGTGAAGGCATTACGCCGAAATTAGTGTGGACAAAGCGAACAGGGGATGGCGATACGTTGACCGCACAAGAGTGGCTAGAAGGCCGCTTGTTGACGCCTAATGAGATCGGTCAAAGAAATGATGTCATAGATGTGCTGTATCATTTACATCATTCGACGTCTTTAAAAACGATGCTTTCTCGGATCGGTGGTAGGGTATTGACACCTCAGAAAATGCTTCAATATTATGAACAAGATTTACCCGATAGCTTAAAAAATAATCAATTTTTGCAACTTGTTTATCGCTATTTATGCCAACAAGTCCCTTCTGTGGACAAAGAGAAACTAGCAGTCGTCCATGGCGATGTCAATCATCGGAATTGGTTAGTCTGTAAAAATTATTTATATCTAGTTGATTGGGATTCGATAATGTTCGCTGATCCTGCTGTGGATATTGCGACTATTCTAGGAAATTACGTGCCTTTGTCTAGCTGGAACCAATGGTTGATCAGTTATGGTATCCGACCAACAGATGAGATTTTAGAAAAGTTACATTGGTATGCGGTGATGAATTTATTACAAGAAATCACCCGCTACTGTAAACGTGAAGATTATCGACGAATGAATGAAGAGATTTTACAACTTAAACGTATTTTTAGTGGTTAA